The following DNA comes from Cucumis sativus cultivar 9930 chromosome 7, Cucumber_9930_V3, whole genome shotgun sequence.
GCAATGTATGATAAAGACACACCTGATAGATGGTTGAATGTTGCAAAAGCCATTGGTGGGAAAACTGAAGAGGAAGTCAAAAGGCATTACCAACTTCTTCTGGAGGATGTTAAGCATATTGAGTCGGGCAAAGTTCCTTTTCCTTACAGAAGCTCAAGAAGCAATTAATTGCTACTAACATATGATCAAAAGATGGAGgtaatttagtttcatttcGTGTCTacttgataatatttttttacctaaACTTTGATAaaacgttttttaaattttacgtatacaaatttaagaaacaacaaattcaataataattgtCATGAAATGCCATTTTTCCGTTTGTTGTTTCCAAtgttaaactttaaaatattattttcatgaaaacTTTTTactcattttgttatttaaagaTTAGAAACTCGGTTATGCTTCTCgagaaaacaagaaacaatatatgagaaataagaaacaatttaaatgagagttgaaatgtaattttagaaaatgaaaaagatatacaatacatattttttgaaattaaaacaataaaattcgAGACTTATTCTATGACAAAGTCTTTTTAACCATTTGACTCTTTATCTTATTCTGAAGCCACAAATATTATATCCTTTATTCACACTTCACAGCCCATAGTTTCATTATCAATGAACAGTGACCTC
Coding sequences within:
- the LOC101220234 gene encoding protein RADIALIS-like 1, whose product is MASLSAHGSGVWTAKQNKAFEEALAMYDKDTPDRWLNVAKAIGGKTEEEVKRHYQLLLEDVKHIESGKVPFPYRSSRSN